A single Lolium perenne isolate Kyuss_39 chromosome 6, Kyuss_2.0, whole genome shotgun sequence DNA region contains:
- the LOC127308809 gene encoding uncharacterized protein isoform X2 — protein sequence MAPDEDKDGPHSRPALPGGADEYVRDSIRASLGLPVPDRSLRLQLLASEDLRRRLQDQVFSLEEALHAAARRIDLLKKESAMNAEGIRRCVEEKEAMAAARAQVAAQAAKLDKEVTLYERDLERAMESCDDLARENDDLRARLKDANDLTALKNEVQVLQRDREILKTNLNKAEEEVKLLFEENRTLDEANKRLLSLLNRSERKHSASNSTKKRKSSSLKDTSPVSLAIDFNSVDASRHPLSPLPLNSPDCRVHKK from the exons ATGGCGCCGGACGAAGACAAGGACGGCCCCCACTCGAGGCCCGCGCTCCCGGGCGGCGCCGACGAGTACGTGCGCGACTCCATCAGGGCCTCCCTCGGCCTTCCCGTCCCGGACCGCTCCCTCCGCCTCCAGCTCCTCGCCTCCGAggacctccgccgccgcctccaggacCAGGTCTTCTCCCTCGAGGAGGCCCTccacgccgccgcccgccgcatcGACCTCCTCAAG AAGGAGTCCGCCATGAACGCCGAGGGGATCCGCCGCTGCgtcgaggagaaggaggccaTGGCCGCCGCGCGCGCCCAGGTCGCCGCGCAGGCCGCCAAGCTCGACAAGGAGGTCACCCTCTACGAGCGCGACCTCGAGCGCGCCATGGAGTCCTGCGACGACCTCGCCAGGGAGAACGACGACCTCCGGGCGCGCCTCAAGGACGCCAACGAT cttactGCAttaaagaatgaagtgcaagttctgcAGAGGGACAGGGAAATACTCAAGACTAATTTAAACAAAGCAGAGGAGGAG GTTAAGTTGCTATTCGAGGAGAACAGAACCCTTGATGAAGCAAACAAAAGGCTGCTTAGTTTACTGAATCGATCTGAAAGAAAGCACTCTGCCAGTAATTCGACCAAG AAGCGCAAATCATCAAGTCTGAAGGACACCAGCCCAGTCAGCCTGGCTATTGATTTCAACAGCGTGGATGCATCAAGGCATCCGTTGTCACCCTTGCCGCTAAACTCTCCAGACTGCAGGGTGCACAAAAAGTGA
- the LOC127310761 gene encoding uncharacterized protein, with translation MAALDIPSLIRSGAVCTSWHDAYSTFRALRCRSPKQAPCLLYACDEYGPNHAALYCPSTNTTFRVPFRHHGRGRFLSSNGWVFATDEVADPYLLNPVTGDQAMLPPVKTIPCIEISLDDNGNPYEEYKPSEEDIEWARDNAYWRVAISAAGDDAAATCTVLVVHLPRHMLSFAKPGDERWTLLSRDLWLDDVHYNDSNGLFYGLRFDGSVYVFDLARRDFTGRDKDHAWGNNT, from the coding sequence atggcGGCGCTCGATATCCCCAGCCTCATCCGATCCGGCGCCGTCTGCACCTCCTGGCACGACGCCTACTCCACCTTCCGCGCCCTCCGCTGCCGGTCGCCCAAGCAGGCCCCGTGCCTGCTGTACGCCTGCGACGAGTACGGACCCAACCACGCCGCCCTGTACTGCCCTTCCACCAACACTACCTTCCGCGTCCCCTTCCGGCACCACGGTAGGGGACGCTTCCTCTCCTCAAACGGTTGGGTGTTCGCCACCGACGAGGTCGCCGACCCGTACCTCCTCAACCCCGTCACCGGCGACCAGGCCATGCTCCCGCCAGTGAAGACAATACCATGCATAGAGATCTCCTTGGACGACAATGGTAACCCCTATGAAGAATATAAACCCTCCGAAGAAGACATCGAGTGGGCGAGGGATAACGCGTATTGGAGGGTGGCCATCTCCGCCGCGGGCGACGATGCGGCGGCAACATGCACTGTCCTGGTAGTGCACCTGCCACGCCATATGCTGTCCTTTGCCAAGCCGGGCGACGAGCGGTGGACATTGCTGTCCCGTGATCTATGGTTGGACGATGTCCATTACAACGACAGCAATGGATTGTTTTATGGCCTGCGTTTCGATGGCTCTGTTTATGTTTTTGATCTCGCGCGGCGAGACTTCACCGGTCGTGACAAAGATCATGCGTGGGGTAACAACACTTAG
- the LOC127308809 gene encoding uncharacterized protein isoform X1, producing MAPDEDKDGPHSRPALPGGADEYVRDSIRASLGLPVPDRSLRLQLLASEDLRRRLQDQVFSLEEALHAAARRIDLLKKESAMNAEGIRRCVEEKEAMAAARAQVAAQAAKLDKEVTLYERDLERAMESCDDLARENDDLRARLKDANDLTALKNEVQVLQRDREILKTNLNKAEEEVKLLFEENRTLDEANKRLLSLLNRSERKHSASNSTKQKRKSSSLKDTSPVSLAIDFNSVDASRHPLSPLPLNSPDCRVHKK from the exons ATGGCGCCGGACGAAGACAAGGACGGCCCCCACTCGAGGCCCGCGCTCCCGGGCGGCGCCGACGAGTACGTGCGCGACTCCATCAGGGCCTCCCTCGGCCTTCCCGTCCCGGACCGCTCCCTCCGCCTCCAGCTCCTCGCCTCCGAggacctccgccgccgcctccaggacCAGGTCTTCTCCCTCGAGGAGGCCCTccacgccgccgcccgccgcatcGACCTCCTCAAG AAGGAGTCCGCCATGAACGCCGAGGGGATCCGCCGCTGCgtcgaggagaaggaggccaTGGCCGCCGCGCGCGCCCAGGTCGCCGCGCAGGCCGCCAAGCTCGACAAGGAGGTCACCCTCTACGAGCGCGACCTCGAGCGCGCCATGGAGTCCTGCGACGACCTCGCCAGGGAGAACGACGACCTCCGGGCGCGCCTCAAGGACGCCAACGAT cttactGCAttaaagaatgaagtgcaagttctgcAGAGGGACAGGGAAATACTCAAGACTAATTTAAACAAAGCAGAGGAGGAG GTTAAGTTGCTATTCGAGGAGAACAGAACCCTTGATGAAGCAAACAAAAGGCTGCTTAGTTTACTGAATCGATCTGAAAGAAAGCACTCTGCCAGTAATTCGACCAAG CAGAAGCGCAAATCATCAAGTCTGAAGGACACCAGCCCAGTCAGCCTGGCTATTGATTTCAACAGCGTGGATGCATCAAGGCATCCGTTGTCACCCTTGCCGCTAAACTCTCCAGACTGCAGGGTGCACAAAAAGTGA